The Thiomonas sp. FB-Cd genome includes a window with the following:
- a CDS encoding efflux RND transporter periplasmic adaptor subunit yields the protein MKSRFMPVSARALAIIAAVVVLLALFVYGILYAGPLAPVAVTVVKVERQSIRPALFGIGTVGAHYTYQIGPTATGKLDRLFVDVGDSVRAGQVLGKMDPVDLDDRIAAQRAALRGAEAAVQTAEVQRRDAEARKAYAEAQAQRYARLLQAHTTSEETLAAQQQALQDALAGRDSARSALSAARQSLDSSRSTLQGLLAQRSNLNLIAPVAGVVTARDVNPGSTVVAGTPVVEMLDPKSLWIDVRFDQLNSTGLRAGLPVKIVLRSRSGQTYQGHVLWVDPLADSVTEETLAKIVFDRIPQPLPPLGELAEATVSLPTQPPMPVIPNASIQRIDGRTGVWLVRGGRLRYLPVKLGTNDLDGHVQVLEGIKAGDQIVEYSQSTLGAHTRIRIVHQIPGAPS from the coding sequence ATGAAAAGCCGATTTATGCCCGTCAGCGCTCGCGCGCTGGCAATCATCGCCGCAGTGGTCGTGCTGCTGGCGCTGTTTGTGTACGGAATCCTGTATGCGGGCCCGTTAGCCCCCGTGGCGGTGACGGTCGTCAAGGTTGAGCGCCAGAGCATCAGACCTGCGCTGTTCGGCATTGGGACGGTTGGGGCGCACTACACCTACCAGATAGGGCCAACAGCGACGGGAAAGCTCGACCGGTTGTTCGTTGATGTCGGCGATTCCGTGCGCGCCGGGCAAGTGCTGGGCAAGATGGACCCGGTCGATCTCGATGACAGAATCGCCGCGCAGCGCGCCGCGCTCAGAGGAGCTGAAGCAGCCGTGCAGACGGCCGAGGTGCAGCGTCGTGACGCCGAGGCGCGCAAGGCTTATGCCGAAGCGCAGGCCCAACGCTATGCACGGTTGCTGCAAGCGCACACCACGAGCGAAGAGACGCTCGCCGCGCAGCAGCAGGCACTCCAGGACGCCTTGGCAGGGCGGGATTCGGCGAGATCCGCCCTGTCCGCAGCGCGGCAGTCGCTTGACAGCAGTCGATCCACGCTCCAAGGACTTCTCGCTCAGCGCAGCAATTTGAATCTGATTGCTCCGGTGGCGGGCGTGGTCACAGCGCGCGATGTCAATCCTGGCAGCACGGTGGTGGCGGGCACGCCTGTCGTTGAGATGCTTGATCCAAAGAGCCTGTGGATCGACGTCCGTTTTGATCAGTTGAACTCGACTGGATTGCGGGCGGGTCTTCCCGTGAAGATCGTGCTGCGCTCCCGTTCCGGACAGACCTACCAGGGTCATGTCCTGTGGGTCGATCCGTTAGCCGATTCAGTAACTGAAGAGACCTTGGCGAAGATCGTGTTCGACCGGATCCCGCAGCCGCTCCCACCGCTCGGGGAATTGGCTGAGGCCACGGTATCCCTGCCGACGCAACCACCCATGCCAGTCATCCCCAATGCCAGCATTCAGCGCATCGACGGGCGAACCGGGGTCTGGCTGGTCCGCGGCGGACGTCTGCGCTACCTGCCAGTCAAGCTGGGCACAAACGACCTGGACGGGCATGTGCAGGTTCTCGAAGGGATCAAGGCAGGCGATCAGATCGTGGAATACAGCCAAAGTACGCTCGGCGCCCATACACGCATCCGGATCGTGCACCAGATACCGGGGGCCCCCTCATGA
- a CDS encoding NRAMP family divalent metal transporter, with protein sequence MSTDAATLDSKLCPDCPPLPENLEQRLRDRLHVDELRRGKQNWRTRLALGLALIGPGVLVMLGDNDAGGVVTYAQTGATFGLGIFLPMMILLGFVAYVVQEMTVRLGAVTRRGHAELIWKRYGAFWGWFSLIDLVVANVLTLMTEFIGIRLGGQALGLSQWLTVPAAMVFITYVLVFLRYWTWERISLSIAVFNLIFVPLALFSHPNWHAVTQAFVGHGWIVPGGFLSLTFLILISANIGTTIAPWQLFFQQSCVVDKGLLPQDIRAGRRDLMLGIIGMVLVAMAIIVLATQTLKGVPNVQNLDADMVLRAIRSKLGDGMMALFALGLMEAGLIASIVITASSAWAIGEAFEIDRSINAPPRKAMGFYLPAIVGTALAAIAVMIPQIPLGFLNLSVQVIATVFMPAAMLFLLMLLNDRELMGDHVNSARRNAVSIAIMVGLIVCNVLYGIATLFPHALGG encoded by the coding sequence ATGAGCACGGATGCCGCGACCCTCGACTCCAAGCTTTGCCCGGACTGCCCCCCCTTGCCGGAGAACCTTGAGCAGCGTTTGCGCGATCGCCTGCATGTGGATGAACTGCGCCGAGGCAAGCAGAACTGGCGCACGCGCCTGGCCCTGGGACTGGCCCTCATCGGGCCCGGTGTGCTGGTCATGCTGGGGGACAACGACGCCGGTGGCGTCGTGACCTACGCGCAGACTGGTGCGACTTTCGGATTGGGCATTTTTCTGCCCATGATGATTCTCTTGGGCTTTGTCGCCTATGTGGTGCAGGAAATGACCGTGCGCTTGGGCGCAGTGACCCGTCGCGGCCATGCTGAACTCATCTGGAAGCGCTACGGCGCCTTTTGGGGGTGGTTCTCACTCATCGACCTGGTGGTCGCCAATGTGCTGACACTGATGACCGAGTTCATCGGCATTCGCCTGGGTGGTCAGGCCCTGGGGCTTTCGCAGTGGCTCACGGTGCCTGCCGCAATGGTTTTCATTACGTATGTCCTGGTGTTTTTACGGTACTGGACCTGGGAGCGGATTTCGCTCTCCATCGCGGTGTTCAACCTGATCTTCGTGCCACTCGCTCTGTTCTCGCATCCGAACTGGCATGCGGTGACCCAAGCCTTCGTCGGCCACGGCTGGATCGTCCCAGGTGGATTTCTGTCCCTCACGTTCTTGATCCTGATCTCGGCCAATATCGGGACAACCATTGCACCCTGGCAGTTGTTCTTCCAGCAATCCTGTGTCGTCGACAAAGGTTTGCTGCCGCAAGACATCCGCGCGGGTCGGCGCGATTTGATGCTCGGCATCATCGGCATGGTGCTGGTCGCCATGGCGATCATCGTTCTGGCCACACAAACGCTGAAAGGTGTGCCCAATGTGCAGAATCTTGATGCCGACATGGTGCTGCGCGCCATTCGCAGCAAACTGGGCGATGGGATGATGGCCTTGTTTGCTTTGGGGCTCATGGAGGCCGGTCTGATCGCCTCCATCGTGATTACCGCCAGCAGTGCCTGGGCGATTGGAGAGGCGTTTGAGATCGACCGCTCAATCAACGCGCCGCCGCGCAAGGCCATGGGGTTCTATCTGCCGGCAATCGTCGGCACGGCCTTGGCGGCTATCGCCGTGATGATCCCTCAGATTCCCCTGGGTTTTCTGAACCTGAGTGTGCAGGTCATTGCCACAGTCTTCATGCCGGCGGCCATGTTGTTCCTGCTCATGTTGCTCAATGACCGCGAACTCATGGGAGACCACGTCAACTCGGCGCGACGCAATGCGGTGTCGATCGCCATCATGGTTGGGCTGATTGTGTGCAATGTCCTGTATGGCATCGCCACCTTGTTTCCCCATGCCCTCGGAGGATGA
- a CDS encoding MaoC family dehydratase, with protein MDTASPTPASSHHTLYWEDFPAGHVTDCGSTTISREAILDFARQFDPQPFHVDEEAARHSLFGGLVASGWHTCSVAMRLMCDAYLLRTSSQGSPGIDELRWLKPVHPGDTLTLRMTVLDSRPMRSKPHLGLVQSQWEMRNQNGESVLSMKGWGMFKRRPDALPTQEIAA; from the coding sequence ATGGATACAGCCTCTCCGACACCCGCCTCGAGCCACCACACCCTGTACTGGGAAGACTTTCCCGCAGGCCACGTGACGGATTGCGGCAGCACCACCATCAGCCGCGAAGCCATCCTGGACTTCGCCCGCCAGTTCGACCCCCAGCCCTTCCACGTGGACGAAGAGGCAGCTCGCCATTCATTGTTTGGCGGCTTGGTCGCCAGCGGCTGGCACACCTGCTCCGTCGCCATGCGCCTGATGTGTGATGCCTACCTCCTGCGCACAAGCAGCCAAGGTTCTCCAGGTATCGACGAGCTTCGCTGGCTTAAGCCGGTGCACCCTGGAGACACGCTGACGCTGCGCATGACTGTCCTCGATTCGCGCCCGATGCGCAGCAAACCGCATCTGGGACTCGTGCAATCGCAATGGGAGATGCGCAATCAAAACGGCGAGTCCGTGCTCAGCATGAAGGGCTGGGGCATGTTCAAGCGCCGCCCTGACGCGCTGCCGACGCAGGAGATCGCCGCTTGA
- a CDS encoding isoprenylcysteine carboxylmethyltransferase family protein translates to MSVGTQSRLWVAAQFGLIALMLAWPADWAWDATAIALGVLAVALGLWVFAYNRPGNFNIRPEPKAGATLVTRGPYRWVRHPMYVALLLGMAAVAAQAHSPVQPLLWVVLVAALNFKAALEERLLATKWPDYAAYCARTKRFIPGVW, encoded by the coding sequence TTGAGCGTCGGCACGCAATCTCGCCTATGGGTGGCAGCGCAGTTTGGGCTCATTGCCTTGATGCTGGCGTGGCCAGCCGATTGGGCGTGGGACGCCACGGCCATCGCGCTTGGCGTGCTGGCTGTGGCATTGGGTCTCTGGGTGTTCGCCTACAACCGTCCGGGCAATTTCAATATCCGGCCCGAGCCCAAGGCTGGCGCCACGCTCGTCACGCGCGGACCGTACCGCTGGGTCCGCCACCCCATGTACGTGGCGCTGTTGCTGGGCATGGCTGCGGTGGCGGCGCAGGCGCATAGCCCTGTACAACCCCTCCTGTGGGTGGTTCTGGTCGCCGCACTCAACTTCAAAGCCGCGCTTGAGGAGCGCCTGCTGGCAACAAAGTGGCCCGATTACGCCGCCTACTGCGCCCGCACCAAGCGGTTCATCCCGGGCGTCTGGTGA
- the trpE gene encoding anthranilate synthase component I, with amino-acid sequence MTELEFQSLAREGYNRIALVSEAFADLETPLSLYLKLAHPAQGGRNTFLLESVVGGERFGRYSFIGLAARTELRVKDGVTRVLHDGVEVERSEQPPLDFIESYYQRFKVALPAGMPRFCGGLAGYFGYDAARYIEPRLMASGRRHPKPDPLGLPDILLLLSEELAVIDNLSGRLYLIVYADPTQPEAFTRARSRLRALREQLRFSVTAPAMTRSTVTPTEREFDKADYINAVERAKDYIAAGDFMQVQVGQRLRKRYTESPLSLYRALRSLNPSPYMIYFNFGDFQVAASSPEILVRQEAVTQGRKITIRPLAGTRPRGATLEDDARQERELLADPKERAEHLMLIDLARNDLGRIATTGSVKVTEAFAIERYSHVMHIVSNVEALLKPGLSAMDVLRATFPAGTLSGAPKIRAMEVIDELEPTRRGLYGGAIGYWSFAGDMDVAIAIRTGIVKDNWLYVQAAAGVVADSVPEMEWRETEAKARAVLRAAEQVQEGLDG; translated from the coding sequence ATGACCGAACTCGAATTTCAATCTTTAGCGCGCGAGGGCTACAACCGCATCGCCCTGGTTTCCGAGGCATTCGCGGATCTGGAGACCCCGCTTTCGCTCTATCTCAAGCTGGCGCACCCCGCACAAGGGGGGCGCAATACCTTTCTCTTGGAGTCGGTTGTGGGCGGCGAGCGTTTCGGGCGCTATTCCTTCATCGGACTGGCCGCACGCACAGAGCTTCGCGTGAAGGACGGCGTCACGCGGGTTCTGCACGACGGCGTCGAGGTCGAGCGTTCCGAGCAGCCGCCGCTGGATTTCATCGAAAGCTACTACCAGCGCTTCAAGGTTGCGCTGCCGGCGGGAATGCCGCGATTTTGCGGTGGTTTGGCCGGTTACTTCGGTTATGACGCCGCGCGTTACATCGAGCCGCGCCTGATGGCCTCAGGCAGGCGCCACCCCAAGCCCGACCCGCTGGGACTGCCCGACATTCTGCTGCTGCTGAGCGAGGAGCTTGCCGTGATCGACAATCTGTCGGGGCGGCTGTACCTGATTGTCTACGCTGACCCCACCCAGCCCGAGGCCTTTACACGGGCTCGCTCGCGCCTGCGTGCGCTTCGTGAGCAATTGCGCTTTTCCGTGACTGCGCCTGCCATGACCCGCAGCACCGTGACCCCGACGGAGCGCGAGTTCGACAAGGCCGATTACATCAACGCCGTGGAGCGTGCCAAGGACTACATCGCGGCCGGCGATTTCATGCAGGTGCAAGTCGGCCAGCGGCTGCGCAAGCGCTATACCGAGTCGCCATTGTCACTGTACCGCGCGCTGCGTTCGCTCAACCCCTCGCCGTACATGATTTACTTCAATTTCGGCGACTTTCAGGTGGCGGCCTCGTCGCCCGAGATTCTGGTGCGCCAGGAAGCGGTGACGCAGGGACGCAAGATCACCATCCGCCCCCTTGCTGGAACCCGCCCGAGGGGCGCAACGCTTGAGGATGATGCGCGCCAGGAGCGCGAGCTGTTGGCGGACCCGAAGGAGCGCGCCGAGCACCTGATGCTCATCGATCTTGCGCGCAATGACCTCGGTCGTATCGCCACGACGGGTAGCGTGAAGGTCACGGAAGCCTTCGCCATCGAGCGCTATTCGCACGTCATGCACATCGTCAGCAATGTCGAGGCCTTGCTCAAGCCAGGGCTTTCAGCCATGGATGTCTTGCGTGCGACTTTTCCTGCGGGGACCCTGTCGGGCGCGCCCAAGATCCGGGCCATGGAGGTGATCGACGAGCTTGAGCCGACTCGCCGCGGGTTGTATGGCGGCGCCATTGGGTATTGGAGCTTCGCGGGGGACATGGATGTGGCCATTGCGATCCGCACGGGTATCGTGAAGGACAACTGGCTGTATGTGCAGGCGGCTGCTGGCGTGGTTGCCGACTCGGTGCCGGAGATGGAATGGCGCGAAACCGAAGCCAAGGCCAGAGCCGTGTTGCGCGCGGCCGAGCAAGTGCAGGAAGGTCTAGACGGCTGA
- a CDS encoding chalcone isomerase family protein produces MPPTSRAPGLVPRLLLAATLTVCAQAAHALDIHGVQIEPSQQLAGKNLVLNGAGTRYFVFFKVYVAALYLPSKTGSAKAALDMPGPKELHLVMLRNISGKELGDKLTEGIQNNVSAQEFSGLIPAMARLGGLFARKRNLKTGETVSLRFVPGQGTTIDIDGAPADAPYAEPDFFNAMLKIWLGKDPADARLKGALLGDAAQSN; encoded by the coding sequence ATGCCCCCTACCAGCCGCGCACCGGGCCTCGTGCCACGCCTGCTTCTCGCCGCCACGCTCACGGTATGCGCACAGGCTGCCCATGCGCTGGACATCCACGGGGTGCAGATCGAGCCATCACAGCAACTTGCGGGCAAGAACCTCGTGCTCAATGGGGCTGGAACACGCTACTTCGTCTTCTTCAAGGTTTATGTTGCAGCGCTGTACCTGCCCAGCAAGACCGGCAGTGCGAAAGCTGCGCTGGACATGCCCGGACCCAAGGAATTGCATCTGGTCATGCTGCGCAATATCAGCGGCAAGGAACTGGGTGACAAGCTCACCGAGGGGATTCAGAACAATGTCTCGGCACAGGAATTCTCGGGATTGATTCCGGCGATGGCCCGACTTGGCGGACTGTTCGCCCGAAAGCGCAACCTCAAGACCGGCGAGACGGTAAGCCTGCGGTTTGTTCCCGGACAAGGCACGACCATCGACATTGACGGCGCGCCCGCCGATGCGCCCTACGCCGAGCCTGACTTTTTCAATGCCATGCTCAAGATCTGGCTGGGCAAGGATCCCGCCGACGCCCGGCTCAAGGGTGCCCTCCTCGGGGATGCAGCGCAGAGCAACTGA
- a CDS encoding chalcone isomerase family protein encodes MKKIMLAAALATSFATMNANAAIKVGGVSVEQSSPANGTPLWINGAGVISLAGQRMAAALYVPENSTSDSAIMTASPKELRLIPMKAVGGAQLGQAIDALVKKSVSAAQYKQYEPDLAKVKDMFKSVKTIPAGQTVSLRSFGKQGTYIMVPGGLKMAPLGGAELFDSLARALPHAVINSAAVQKQNHPSADCLGCAKPAKAL; translated from the coding sequence ATGAAAAAAATCATGTTGGCCGCAGCGCTGGCCACAAGCTTCGCAACCATGAATGCCAATGCCGCGATCAAGGTTGGCGGTGTGTCGGTTGAACAATCCAGTCCAGCCAACGGCACCCCCCTCTGGATCAATGGCGCGGGCGTGATCTCCCTGGCCGGCCAGCGCATGGCAGCAGCGCTGTACGTGCCGGAAAACAGCACGTCCGACTCCGCCATCATGACCGCAAGTCCGAAGGAATTGCGACTGATCCCAATGAAAGCCGTTGGCGGCGCGCAGCTCGGCCAAGCCATTGATGCCCTCGTGAAGAAAAGCGTATCGGCTGCTCAATACAAGCAGTACGAGCCCGATCTCGCAAAGGTGAAGGACATGTTCAAGAGTGTGAAAACGATCCCCGCAGGGCAGACGGTGTCCCTGCGATCCTTTGGCAAGCAAGGCACTTACATCATGGTCCCCGGCGGACTGAAAATGGCTCCCCTTGGCGGGGCCGAGCTGTTCGACAGCCTGGCCCGGGCGCTGCCGCACGCCGTGATCAACAGCGCCGCAGTGCAAAAGCAGAACCATCCCTCAGCCGATTGCTTGGGCTGTGCAAAGCCCGCGAAGGCGCTTTGA
- the gph gene encoding phosphoglycolate phosphatase (PGP is an essential enzyme in the glycolate salvage pathway in higher organisms (photorespiration in plants). Phosphoglycolate results from the oxidase activity of RubisCO in the Calvin cycle when concentrations of carbon dioxide are low relative to oxygen. This enzyme is a member of the Haloacid Dehalogenase (HAD) superfamily of aspartate-nucleophile hydrolase enzymes (PF00702).) gives MNAQLQLPGLSVNGRSMRAAIVDLDGTMVDTLGDFHATLNRMLPEFGLPEVSRDQVEVRIGKGSEYLVAQTLRIHVSDAQADELYPRAIDAYQRHYADVNGKHSDVFPGVLEGLQRFTDTGLVLACITNKPTAYARELLRQKGLLDFFRAVNGGDAFARKKPDPMPLVETCRQIGIDPAHTLMVGDSQNDALAAGGAGCAVVLATYGYNHGEPIRATAAAAYFDRLDQLPLQLPA, from the coding sequence ATGAATGCACAGCTACAACTGCCGGGGCTCAGCGTGAATGGACGGTCCATGCGTGCCGCGATCGTCGATCTCGACGGCACCATGGTGGATACGCTTGGCGACTTTCACGCCACGCTGAACCGGATGCTTCCTGAGTTTGGCCTGCCCGAGGTCAGCCGTGACCAGGTCGAGGTGCGCATCGGCAAGGGCTCGGAATACCTGGTTGCACAGACCCTTCGCATCCACGTGTCTGACGCCCAGGCTGACGAACTCTATCCGCGGGCCATCGACGCCTACCAGCGTCACTATGCCGACGTGAACGGCAAGCATTCGGACGTGTTCCCAGGAGTGCTGGAGGGCCTGCAGCGCTTTACCGACACGGGCTTGGTGCTCGCTTGCATCACCAACAAGCCCACCGCGTATGCGCGTGAGCTGTTGCGCCAGAAGGGGCTGCTGGACTTTTTTCGCGCGGTCAATGGCGGCGATGCGTTTGCGCGCAAGAAGCCCGATCCCATGCCCCTGGTGGAGACCTGCCGGCAAATTGGCATCGATCCGGCCCACACGCTGATGGTGGGCGACTCGCAAAACGACGCGCTGGCGGCTGGAGGTGCCGGATGCGCCGTGGTTCTGGCGACCTACGGCTACAACCACGGCGAGCCCATTCGCGCCACGGCTGCTGCCGCCTACTTTGACCGCCTCGATCAGCTTCCGCTGCAGCTGCCGGCCTGA
- the rpe gene encoding ribulose-phosphate 3-epimerase, translating into MKPYRIAPSILSADFARLGEEVRTVIDAGADFIHFDVMDNHYVPNLTIGPQVAQSIKPYCKRANGSPVALDVHLMVEPVDALAQLFAKAGADIISFHPEASRHVDRTLQLIRDAGCKAGLVFNPASSLEVLDYVLDKVDLVLIMSVNPGFGGQSFIEEALHKTALVRGKIDAYAARSGRSILLEVDGGIKADNIAKVAAAGADTFVAGSAIFGQPDYKVVIDAMRANLESVK; encoded by the coding sequence ATGAAACCATACCGCATCGCACCCAGTATCCTCTCAGCCGACTTTGCCCGTCTGGGCGAGGAAGTGCGCACGGTCATCGACGCCGGCGCCGACTTCATTCACTTTGACGTGATGGATAACCATTACGTGCCCAACCTGACCATCGGTCCGCAGGTCGCGCAGTCGATCAAGCCCTATTGCAAGCGCGCCAATGGCTCACCCGTGGCCCTGGACGTGCACCTGATGGTTGAGCCCGTGGATGCCCTGGCGCAGCTTTTCGCCAAGGCGGGGGCCGACATCATCAGCTTCCACCCCGAGGCGAGCCGCCACGTGGATCGGACCCTGCAACTCATTCGGGATGCCGGTTGCAAGGCAGGGCTCGTATTCAACCCGGCCTCGAGCCTGGAAGTGCTGGACTACGTGCTTGACAAGGTGGACTTGGTGCTGATCATGAGCGTCAATCCGGGCTTTGGCGGCCAGAGCTTCATCGAGGAGGCGCTTCACAAGACCGCGCTGGTGCGTGGCAAGATTGACGCCTATGCGGCCAGGAGCGGGCGCAGCATCCTGCTCGAGGTCGATGGCGGGATCAAGGCGGACAATATCGCCAAGGTCGCAGCCGCTGGCGCTGACACCTTTGTCGCCGGCAGCGCCATCTTCGGGCAACCCGACTACAAGGTTGTGATTGACGCGATGCGTGCCAATCTGGAGTCCGTCAAATGA
- the apaG gene encoding Co2+/Mg2+ efflux protein ApaG, which translates to MNVYQFSVAVTPEFLPEQSDTEQGVWAYSYTVNIRNTGSKPAQLIARHWVIMDETGRVEEVKGLGVVGHQPLLKPGETFEYTSWTRLNTPSGSMRGSYFCVAEDGTRFDAPISEFALMPPGVTLH; encoded by the coding sequence ATGAATGTCTATCAATTTTCCGTGGCTGTGACGCCCGAATTTCTGCCCGAGCAGTCCGACACTGAACAAGGTGTGTGGGCTTACAGCTACACCGTCAACATCCGCAACACCGGAAGCAAACCCGCGCAGCTCATCGCACGCCACTGGGTGATCATGGACGAAACCGGCCGCGTGGAAGAGGTCAAGGGCCTGGGCGTTGTCGGCCACCAGCCATTGCTCAAGCCAGGAGAGACCTTCGAGTACACAAGCTGGACGCGCCTGAATACCCCCTCGGGCAGCATGCGCGGCAGCTATTTTTGCGTGGCCGAGGATGGCACCCGGTTCGACGCACCGATCTCGGAATTCGCACTCATGCCGCCTGGCGTGACCCTGCACTGA
- a CDS encoding site-specific recombinase, with protein MEARPGNSAQAQLEALLRSADPASLRPERHLWLIALLHWLRAGPQPHLLMPALTTEQLASLPAPVWRAQAVLDALDADAGAHASVVALLQRFIVHNDATALLADFGFTARPAFWSEFAARLRLKLLPATPDTSDLAALFGLLFPSADDAAWLVAVPDPVLARIAALLTVQRAPNAPAEAAAGEAPTQRAGQDIAAHWRGEIQEAITYSVSQIRAAAFSPDLRRRMRATSEAVEDAVSPFRQLAAAWEALQPQLQAPVDSGLPKADADGAALPQALTYFRALLSACAQAVRTVPEHLEDNGVSVAIVFDATQLGRRIARVETLLGCLLHANAARGHAQMLGEFVGIASRRRSIRALLARNTSLLARKIAERHAETGEHYITRTPSEYRAMLFAAAGGGLVMGFTTWGKLGLLGLRLPLIPSGFWVGMNYATTFVVVSLLHWTIATKQPAMTAPAMADKLSDLSDRAAVESFVGEVAALIRSQAAGILGNIAMVFPVALVLGLAMARATGHPLLSAMHAEHEIRSLSLLGPTPLFAMLTGLLLFASSVVAGWAENAFVLNRLDSAIRWNPRIRSTLGPERAARWATWWRSNVSMMAGNVSLGLLMGLLPALLAGFGIAFAVRHVTLSAGMMGASVASLGLGVLREGWFWWAVAGIVATGLLNVVTSFYLAFRLALRSRGIGLQDRRLLNAALRRQLWRRPLSFVWPPTEAP; from the coding sequence ATGGAAGCCCGGCCCGGCAACAGCGCTCAGGCGCAGCTCGAGGCCCTGCTACGCAGTGCGGATCCGGCTTCCTTGCGCCCTGAGCGCCACTTGTGGCTCATCGCACTGCTGCACTGGCTGCGCGCCGGCCCCCAGCCCCATCTCCTCATGCCGGCGCTGACCACCGAGCAGCTCGCGTCGCTTCCGGCTCCGGTGTGGCGAGCGCAGGCGGTGCTCGACGCCCTGGACGCCGACGCTGGCGCCCACGCCAGCGTGGTGGCGCTGCTCCAGCGCTTTATTGTGCACAACGACGCCACTGCGCTGCTGGCTGACTTCGGCTTCACCGCCCGCCCGGCGTTCTGGTCCGAGTTCGCCGCGCGCCTGCGCCTCAAGCTTCTGCCCGCCACACCGGACACCAGCGACTTGGCCGCCCTGTTTGGACTGCTGTTTCCCAGCGCGGATGACGCCGCCTGGCTCGTGGCTGTACCCGACCCCGTGCTGGCGCGCATCGCCGCGCTGCTCACCGTGCAGCGGGCGCCCAACGCCCCCGCGGAAGCGGCGGCGGGCGAGGCCCCGACTCAGCGCGCCGGGCAGGATATCGCCGCACATTGGCGCGGCGAAATTCAGGAGGCGATCACGTACAGCGTGAGTCAAATTCGCGCCGCGGCGTTTTCCCCCGATCTGCGGCGGCGCATGCGCGCCACCAGCGAAGCCGTGGAGGACGCGGTATCCCCGTTTCGTCAACTGGCCGCCGCCTGGGAGGCGCTGCAACCGCAACTCCAAGCTCCCGTCGACTCGGGTTTGCCGAAGGCAGATGCCGACGGCGCCGCGCTGCCCCAGGCGCTCACCTATTTCCGCGCGCTCCTCAGCGCCTGCGCACAGGCCGTGCGAACCGTACCCGAGCATCTGGAAGACAACGGCGTATCGGTTGCCATCGTCTTCGACGCCACCCAGCTGGGGCGGCGCATCGCGCGGGTTGAGACCTTGCTCGGCTGCTTGCTGCACGCCAACGCAGCGCGCGGGCACGCGCAGATGCTTGGCGAATTCGTGGGCATTGCCAGCCGGCGCCGCAGCATCCGTGCGCTGCTGGCGCGCAACACGTCGCTGCTGGCGCGCAAGATCGCCGAGCGCCACGCCGAGACCGGCGAACACTACATCACCCGCACGCCGAGCGAGTACCGCGCAATGCTCTTCGCTGCCGCCGGCGGCGGGCTCGTGATGGGATTCACCACATGGGGCAAACTCGGCCTTCTGGGGCTGCGGTTGCCGCTCATTCCTTCCGGGTTCTGGGTCGGAATGAACTATGCGACCACCTTCGTGGTCGTCTCGCTGTTGCATTGGACGATTGCCACCAAGCAGCCTGCCATGACCGCGCCGGCCATGGCCGACAAACTTTCCGACCTCTCCGACCGCGCGGCGGTGGAGAGCTTTGTTGGCGAGGTCGCCGCTCTCATTCGCTCACAAGCCGCCGGCATCCTTGGCAATATCGCCATGGTCTTCCCCGTTGCGCTCGTCCTGGGATTGGCCATGGCCCGGGCGACTGGGCACCCATTGCTCAGTGCAATGCACGCCGAGCACGAAATTCGCTCGCTGTCGTTGCTTGGGCCCACGCCGCTGTTTGCCATGCTCACCGGGCTTTTGCTTTTCGCCTCCAGCGTCGTCGCAGGCTGGGCTGAGAACGCCTTCGTCCTGAACAGGCTCGACAGCGCCATTCGCTGGAACCCGCGCATCCGCAGCACCCTTGGCCCTGAGCGCGCGGCGCGCTGGGCCACGTGGTGGCGCAGCAATGTCAGCATGATGGCGGGCAACGTGTCGCTGGGCCTTCTCATGGGGCTGCTGCCGGCGCTGCTGGCCGGCTTCGGCATCGCGTTTGCTGTTCGGCACGTCACCCTGTCCGCGGGCATGATGGGCGCATCGGTCGCCTCGCTGGGGCTCGGCGTGCTGCGCGAAGGCTGGTTCTGGTGGGCGGTGGCCGGCATCGTGGCAACCGGGTTGCTCAACGTGGTGACGAGCTTTTATCTCGCGTTTCGTCTGGCGCTGCGCTCACGCGGCATCGGCCTGCAGGACCGCCGCCTGCTCAACGCGGCGCTGCGCCGTCAACTCTGGCGCAGGCCTTTGAGCTTTGTCTGGCCACCGACGGAGGCGCCATGA